One genomic window of Mucilaginibacter sp. SJ includes the following:
- a CDS encoding DUF2130 domain-containing protein, protein MATEVKCPSCGFGFPIEEVMAEEYKKELRVKMMDYTRQKEEEYRKKDEEFLNKERQQQAAFEQRLNNEKKQLQQTLEDNLRKTISQDFENQLVLLKNSAAETEEKLKLSRQKELEFLQREKQLHQKEEEMELAVQRKLQEQRNELTDQIRKQEAERHSIKDTEYQLKVKELEKQLDDQKKLADEMKRKAEQGSMQLQGEAQELILEELLRNYFPFDIISEVGKGVRGADCVQTVRNQFGQECGRIIYESKRTNAFSADWIEKLKKDMRSMGVDVAVIVTQCYPKGMDCFGERDGVWICSFDEVKAVSYILRDGVMKLSNLAKSQDNKGDKMHLLYDYLTSSEFSEQWKAIREGYMSMRQSIQRERDAMEKLWKAREKQLDKVLLSAAHIRGSIEGIAGSDTIQLNLTDDEDALLLE, encoded by the coding sequence ATGGCTACAGAAGTTAAGTGCCCAAGTTGTGGTTTCGGTTTTCCGATAGAGGAGGTAATGGCCGAGGAGTATAAAAAAGAGCTCAGGGTTAAAATGATGGATTATACCCGTCAAAAAGAGGAGGAATACCGCAAAAAGGATGAGGAGTTTTTAAATAAGGAGCGCCAGCAGCAGGCAGCCTTTGAACAAAGGCTTAACAACGAAAAAAAGCAATTGCAGCAAACGCTTGAAGATAACCTGCGTAAAACCATAAGCCAGGATTTTGAGAACCAGCTTGTACTGCTCAAAAATTCAGCCGCTGAAACTGAGGAAAAACTAAAACTATCACGCCAGAAAGAGCTGGAATTTTTGCAGCGTGAGAAACAGCTGCATCAAAAGGAAGAAGAGATGGAGCTTGCCGTACAGCGCAAGCTGCAGGAGCAGCGGAACGAACTTACCGACCAGATCCGCAAGCAGGAAGCCGAGCGCCATAGCATAAAAGACACCGAATACCAGTTAAAAGTAAAAGAGCTTGAGAAACAGCTTGATGATCAGAAGAAACTGGCTGATGAAATGAAGCGCAAAGCAGAGCAGGGTTCTATGCAGCTGCAGGGCGAAGCCCAGGAACTGATACTGGAAGAGTTATTACGCAATTATTTCCCGTTCGATATCATAAGCGAAGTAGGGAAGGGCGTACGCGGTGCCGACTGCGTACAAACCGTGCGCAACCAGTTTGGCCAGGAGTGCGGCCGCATTATTTATGAAAGCAAGCGTACCAATGCTTTTTCGGCAGACTGGATCGAGAAGCTTAAAAAAGATATGCGCAGCATGGGGGTTGATGTAGCCGTTATTGTAACCCAATGCTACCCGAAAGGGATGGATTGCTTTGGCGAACGTGACGGGGTTTGGATCTGTAGTTTTGACGAGGTAAAGGCGGTATCCTACATTTTAAGGGATGGGGTGATGAAATTATCAAACCTGGCCAAATCTCAGGATAATAAAGGTGATAAAATGCACCTGTTGTACGATTACCTTACCAGCAGCGAGTTTTCGGAGCAATGGAAGGCTATTCGTGAAGGATATATGAGCATGCGCCAATCCATTCAGCGCGAACGCGATGCCATGGAAAAGTTATGGAAAGCCCGCGAAAAGCAGCTGGATAAAGTGCTGCTAAGTGCCGCTCACATCCGCGGCAGTATTGAAGGGATTGCGGGGAGTGATACTATTCAGCTTAACCTTACCGATGATGAGGATGCGTTGCTATTAGAGTAA
- a CDS encoding YceI family protein: protein MKKIFILLAAAFSYTAASAQTTWTVDKAHSNVKFTVTHLMVSDVDGIFKNYDATITAAKPDFSDAKFQISIQTASVTTDNDQRDKHITSPDFFDVAAYPTITFTSTGITKTSDKHYKLTGNLTLHGVTKPASFDLWYRGTIQNPMSKADDAGFQLTGTIKRSDFNFGSKFGNAMVSDEVAIKANGEFGKAK, encoded by the coding sequence ATGAAAAAGATTTTTATCCTGTTAGCAGCAGCATTCAGCTACACGGCGGCATCGGCACAAACTACCTGGACTGTAGACAAAGCGCACTCAAACGTTAAATTTACAGTAACCCACTTAATGGTATCTGATGTTGATGGTATTTTTAAAAACTATGATGCAACCATTACTGCCGCTAAACCTGATTTCAGCGACGCTAAATTCCAGATCAGCATACAAACCGCTTCAGTAACTACAGATAACGATCAGCGCGATAAACACATCACAAGCCCTGATTTTTTTGATGTTGCCGCTTACCCAACCATCACTTTTACCAGCACCGGTATCACCAAAACATCTGATAAACACTACAAACTTACCGGTAACTTAACCTTACACGGTGTAACCAAACCGGCTTCATTTGATTTATGGTACCGTGGTACTATCCAAAACCCAATGAGCAAGGCTGATGATGCAGGCTTCCAGTTAACCGGCACCATCAAACGTTCTGACTTTAACTTCGGTTCAAAATTTGGTAACGCTATGGTAAGTGACGAAGTTGCTATTAAAGCAAATGGCGAGTTTGGCAAAGCCAAATAA
- a CDS encoding YdeI/OmpD-associated family protein, whose product MLKPGEHIESTPAELQALLDSDTEAHAFFASLSKSYKQGYCDWIGSAKQEVTRKVRADKALIMLRNKQKTLKT is encoded by the coding sequence ATGCTTAAACCCGGCGAACATATTGAAAGTACACCTGCCGAACTGCAGGCCCTGCTTGACAGTGATACTGAAGCCCATGCGTTTTTTGCAAGCCTGTCTAAATCATATAAACAAGGTTATTGTGATTGGATAGGCTCGGCTAAGCAGGAGGTTACCCGTAAAGTAAGGGCCGATAAGGCATTGATCATGCTCCGTAACAAACAAAAAACCTTAAAAACCTAA
- a CDS encoding alpha/beta fold hydrolase, whose translation MMLKKLLLAVLVCQAFMACSQQKGIVYGDNAAAGKYYDVRGIKLYTEVYGKGKPLLMIHGNGGSINAFEKNIPYFAKKYKVIAVDSRAHGKSADPRDSLTFEMMADDFASLLDVMHIDSAYVIGWSDGGINALVMAMRHPEKVIKLASTGANLWPDSTALIPSLWKNMENEYASKKDYHFITAKEKNDRKVFMLDYKEPNIKLSALKTIKCPSLIIAGDHDLIVTTHTVQIAENIPNAYLWILPNSGHGTLVEHAGDFNKKVDDFFEQPFHRR comes from the coding sequence ATGATGTTAAAAAAACTGTTGTTAGCTGTACTGGTATGCCAGGCATTTATGGCCTGCAGCCAGCAAAAAGGTATTGTTTATGGCGATAATGCCGCTGCCGGTAAATATTATGATGTTAGAGGGATAAAGCTTTACACCGAAGTTTATGGTAAAGGCAAACCCCTGTTAATGATCCACGGTAACGGGGGCAGCATCAATGCTTTCGAAAAAAACATACCCTATTTTGCTAAAAAGTATAAAGTTATAGCTGTTGACAGCCGAGCGCACGGCAAATCTGCCGATCCGCGCGATTCACTTACTTTTGAAATGATGGCCGATGATTTTGCTTCTTTGCTTGATGTAATGCACATTGATTCGGCTTATGTAATAGGATGGAGCGACGGCGGCATTAACGCGCTGGTGATGGCTATGCGCCATCCCGAAAAAGTGATAAAACTGGCTTCGACCGGCGCCAACCTCTGGCCCGATTCTACAGCCCTTATACCTTCGCTATGGAAGAACATGGAAAACGAATATGCCAGCAAAAAGGATTATCATTTTATCACCGCCAAAGAAAAGAACGACAGGAAGGTGTTTATGCTTGATTATAAAGAACCCAATATTAAACTGTCGGCATTGAAAACTATTAAATGCCCGTCGCTGATTATTGCCGGCGACCATGACCTTATTGTAACAACACACACCGTTCAGATAGCCGAAAATATTCCGAACGCTTATTTATGGATCCTGCCTAATTCGGGCCATGGCACATTGGTTGAACATGCAGGTGATTTTAATAAAAAGGTTGACGATTTTTTTGAGCAACCGTTTCACCGGCGTTAA
- a CDS encoding N-acetylmuramoyl-L-alanine amidase family protein — protein MPATFPKKYKIITSLFSLLCVLFATRCFGQQSAATPNRFKFKTVIIDAGHGGKDPGSHGAYSKEKNVSLSIAKKLRDAINDEMSGIKVVMTRSTDVFIELHKRTDIANDNHGNLFISIHCNSSPQRKGSSRGTLLLVYGFHRSQEQREALRENASIFIEKDYKEKYNGYGDDAVVNTIVLNAFQQKYRKQSIQFGDLVDNQFRKTNGRHSLGVKEQGVLVLAQSGMPAVLVETGFINNPSDEAYLNSASGQNEIVRSILTALKQYRNNLEGN, from the coding sequence ATGCCTGCTACCTTTCCTAAAAAGTATAAAATAATTACTTCGCTTTTTTCTTTGCTATGCGTGCTTTTTGCCACCAGGTGTTTTGGGCAACAGTCCGCAGCAACCCCCAATCGTTTCAAGTTTAAAACGGTTATTATCGATGCCGGACACGGAGGAAAAGACCCCGGATCGCACGGGGCTTATTCAAAGGAAAAAAACGTTTCGTTAAGTATCGCCAAAAAGTTAAGGGATGCCATAAACGATGAAATGAGCGGTATAAAAGTGGTAATGACCCGCAGTACCGACGTTTTTATTGAGTTGCACAAACGTACCGATATCGCTAACGACAATCACGGCAACCTGTTCATTTCCATCCATTGCAATTCATCGCCCCAGCGAAAAGGATCATCAAGGGGAACCTTGTTGCTTGTATACGGCTTTCACCGCAGCCAGGAACAGCGTGAAGCTTTGCGCGAAAACGCTTCGATATTTATAGAAAAGGATTATAAAGAAAAATACAATGGCTATGGCGATGACGCAGTAGTAAATACTATTGTGCTTAACGCGTTTCAGCAAAAATACCGCAAGCAAAGTATTCAGTTTGGCGATTTGGTTGATAACCAGTTCCGCAAAACTAATGGAAGGCATAGTTTGGGCGTAAAGGAACAGGGTGTTTTGGTATTAGCACAAAGCGGTATGCCTGCCGTACTGGTTGAAACCGGGTTTATCAATAATCCATCTGATGAAGCATATCTGAACTCGGCCAGCGGACAAAACGAAATTGTACGATCAATTCTAACAGCGCTAAAGCAATACCGTAATAATTTGGAGGGGAACTGA
- a CDS encoding GNAT family N-acetyltransferase, which produces MEITYKTGTIPSARQVIELYDAAGLKRPTHDEQRIARMYQNSNLVVSAWDGDKLVGISRALTDFCYSCYLSDLAVTKAYQKEGIGKKLIELTKEAIGDETMLLLLSAATAMEYYPKVGMETVHNGFIIHRIK; this is translated from the coding sequence ATGGAAATAACTTATAAAACCGGTACAATACCATCCGCCCGGCAAGTGATAGAACTTTACGATGCAGCGGGGCTGAAACGCCCAACCCATGACGAGCAGCGGATTGCCAGGATGTACCAAAACTCAAACCTTGTGGTAAGCGCCTGGGATGGTGATAAACTGGTAGGCATATCCCGCGCGCTGACCGATTTTTGTTACAGCTGCTATCTTTCAGACCTGGCAGTTACTAAAGCTTATCAAAAAGAAGGGATAGGCAAAAAGCTGATTGAACTAACCAAAGAAGCCATTGGCGATGAAACTATGCTTTTACTGCTTTCGGCCGCAACAGCTATGGAGTATTACCCTAAAGTAGGTATGGAAACCGTTCATAACGGCTTTATCATCCACAGGATAAAATAA
- a CDS encoding DMT family protein: protein MKGLRTVTFLFISNTFMTFAWYGHLKFKEYDWGKNLSLIAIILISWGLAFFEYLFQVPANEGGFKENGGPFTLVELKTIQEAITLTVFMIFTTLLFKNEKLGWNHLVGFGLIVLAVFVIFKKW, encoded by the coding sequence ATGAAAGGCTTACGTACCGTTACATTCCTGTTTATTTCCAACACCTTCATGACATTTGCCTGGTATGGGCACCTTAAGTTTAAGGAGTATGACTGGGGAAAAAACCTGAGCTTAATAGCTATTATACTTATAAGCTGGGGATTGGCGTTTTTTGAGTACCTGTTCCAGGTACCTGCTAACGAAGGAGGCTTTAAGGAAAACGGCGGCCCTTTTACCCTGGTAGAATTAAAAACCATTCAGGAAGCCATTACCCTCACGGTATTTATGATATTCACCACTCTGCTTTTCAAAAATGAAAAACTGGGCTGGAACCATTTGGTAGGTTTCGGGCTAATTGTGCTGGCGGTATTTGTTATTTTTAAAAAATGGTAA
- a CDS encoding outer membrane beta-barrel protein translates to MNPKHYYLTSPCRAYLLLMKKSAICFRLFLIVILFCCFNAAMAQHHSSRALTYGGGGSGAVNFSDGWGIAAGTGVDIPQGNFNSTFKPAINFNASVYRFLGPFTANLSLGYMNFKPDEYLISEEVEGTGSTANTYYADMPVVAAYGGAAYNIDVADNFRVYGGVNLGVYFTDFAVGYEIDGIDPFVYDKWSQSLYYAPKVGVIFPITPKLGISIESKYNFFSQKLTLGDVSGKQNWNSLSLGAELVFKF, encoded by the coding sequence ATGAACCCTAAACACTATTATCTAACCTCTCCCTGCAGGGCGTATTTACTCCTCATGAAAAAATCAGCTATCTGTTTTAGGCTATTTTTAATAGTTATACTGTTTTGTTGTTTTAACGCTGCTATGGCCCAGCATCATTCCAGCCGGGCATTAACGTATGGCGGTGGAGGCAGCGGCGCTGTTAATTTTAGCGATGGCTGGGGCATAGCCGCAGGTACAGGTGTTGATATCCCGCAAGGTAATTTTAATTCTACCTTTAAACCTGCCATTAATTTTAATGCCAGCGTTTATAGGTTTTTAGGCCCCTTTACCGCAAATTTGAGCTTAGGGTACATGAACTTTAAGCCTGATGAATATTTAATTTCAGAAGAAGTTGAAGGTACCGGCTCAACTGCAAATACATATTATGCGGATATGCCCGTAGTTGCAGCATATGGCGGCGCCGCTTATAATATTGATGTAGCCGATAACTTCAGGGTGTATGGCGGTGTGAACTTAGGGGTATATTTTACTGATTTTGCTGTAGGTTATGAAATTGACGGGATAGATCCATTTGTTTATGATAAATGGTCACAATCATTATATTATGCTCCTAAAGTAGGGGTAATATTTCCGATAACCCCTAAATTAGGGATCAGCATCGAATCAAAATATAATTTCTTTTCCCAGAAACTAACTTTGGGCGATGTTTCGGGAAAACAAAACTGGAATTCGCTTTCGCTTGGGGCCGAGCTGGTTTTCAAGTTTTAA
- a CDS encoding YciI family protein, with amino-acid sequence MVHASAYKDPHHVMLFFEEIGSLADNEQCLADRNGYYADLKSNGKVVISGSFWNQDKNFVIVSVSDDNELVQIIENDPAIKQNVLELVKAMPF; translated from the coding sequence ATGGTACATGCATCAGCCTACAAAGACCCGCATCACGTGATGCTTTTTTTTGAAGAGATTGGCAGCCTTGCTGATAACGAACAATGTTTAGCTGATAGAAATGGTTATTACGCTGATCTTAAAAGCAATGGCAAAGTTGTTATTAGCGGTAGTTTCTGGAATCAGGATAAAAATTTTGTAATTGTTTCTGTTTCAGATGATAATGAGCTTGTGCAGATTATTGAAAACGATCCTGCGATAAAACAAAATGTACTTGAATTGGTAAAAGCAATGCCTTTTTAA
- a CDS encoding VOC family protein codes for MSAITIKLNHVNLPVTDVAACAEFFEQYFNFKCAGVKGNNMLAVMEGEDGFILVLMADTFNRNGNNSYPDAFHIGFLVDSHEQVAEVYDRLNKGGIAVKQPPASLRGGYGFYFNAPGNILTEVTCLA; via the coding sequence ATGTCAGCAATTACTATTAAACTTAATCACGTTAATTTGCCGGTGACCGATGTTGCCGCTTGCGCTGAATTTTTTGAGCAATATTTTAACTTTAAATGTGCCGGTGTAAAAGGTAATAATATGCTGGCCGTAATGGAAGGCGAGGATGGCTTTATCCTGGTGCTTATGGCTGATACCTTTAATCGGAATGGCAATAACAGTTACCCCGATGCTTTCCATATCGGTTTTTTGGTTGACAGCCATGAGCAGGTTGCCGAAGTTTATGACCGGCTGAACAAAGGAGGGATAGCGGTAAAGCAACCTCCGGCGTCTTTACGTGGTGGTTATGGGTTTTATTTTAATGCTCCGGGTAATATATTAACAGAGGTTACCTGTTTAGCTTAA
- a CDS encoding TetR/AcrR family transcriptional regulator, which yields MRPRDEHKEYLIRQKAIELIVAEGLDGFGVNKLARSAGVSPATIYIYYKDKEELITSICVGVAEKMMTFSLQNFSPDMDFADGLRVQWHNRLEYFMQCPLDMEFIEIMRYTHFYEKVTAMLTVNFGQVLGAFMRNAEEKQQLIPLPFEVYWAVAYAPLYQLIKFHNQGNSYVNSSFTLDDKLMEQALGLVLKALKP from the coding sequence ATGAGGCCCCGCGACGAACATAAAGAATACCTAATACGCCAGAAGGCGATAGAATTGATAGTGGCTGAAGGTCTTGACGGTTTTGGGGTGAATAAGCTTGCGCGGTCCGCGGGAGTGTCACCGGCTACCATCTATATCTATTATAAGGATAAAGAAGAATTAATAACCAGTATTTGCGTTGGGGTAGCCGAAAAGATGATGACCTTTAGTCTCCAAAATTTTTCGCCTGATATGGATTTTGCAGATGGACTGAGGGTACAATGGCACAATCGCCTCGAGTATTTCATGCAATGTCCGTTAGATATGGAGTTTATTGAAATTATGCGCTATACCCATTTTTATGAAAAAGTAACTGCTATGCTTACCGTTAATTTTGGACAGGTACTGGGAGCATTTATGCGTAATGCCGAAGAAAAGCAGCAACTGATCCCTTTGCCTTTTGAGGTTTATTGGGCGGTAGCATATGCGCCTCTTTATCAGCTTATCAAATTTCATAACCAGGGCAACAGCTATGTGAACAGCAGTTTTACATTGGATGATAAACTGATGGAACAAGCATTGGGTCTGGTATTAAAAGCATTAAAGCCTTGA
- a CDS encoding tetratricopeptide repeat protein has translation MKKILFLLFLPLCSLAQTASKYIQEGNSKANVRNYKDAIQDFTRAIELNNKNAAVFYYRANAYGNLKDYKAAINDYAQAIALKADLTNAYLYKANAEAAIQDYQVAIIDFDHAIALGPKTADMFHYRGNAKSNMNDYKGAIADFTTALQFTPNNADLYKYRGLAKNNNNDFTGAVADYNMAIKLSPNSAEIYQYMAGSKASINDYNGAIADYTKTLSLNPDNAEAYFYRANTRAKLNDFKGAVDDYKKAAAINPNLKNLLLYMANAQSSLGDSNGALDYFNKAIAQFPRNANLYLYRGIIKSDKKDNHAALEDFNKAIALDPKNGDAYQSRSFSKLALGNYEGARADADSAIKINPNSISAYVTLSKAKMAMKDTAGVITDLTKAISLNGKSDEAYLSRGDAYRDLGVPLAAINDYTQAIAINPVYTYAFLNRAIEKTKLGDYAAAVTDLEKLISIAPQQQNGYSRLGKINNFYKYTNNGVQIFTKAIALNPANADFYLYRGEAKAATGDVKGAMADYNTGVLKAPKNITLLLKRGLAKTDAEDNNGAIADLSNALKIDSLSDSTALVWQARGFVKAKLKNYKGALADLDRAVSIYSNDETFLIRGDTKMAVKDYAGAADDYHNAIYMNETNVKAYSHSGIAKSNLGDAQGVKEDFAAVFKLAPNNPDLYIDRAIAKINLKDLNGAILDCNTAISLDAKNGRAYLQRGIAKIALDDRTGGCADMNKALSMDVKEASDFIIKYCK, from the coding sequence ATGAAAAAAATTCTATTTCTGCTTTTTTTGCCACTATGCTCACTTGCCCAAACAGCAAGTAAATATATCCAGGAGGGAAACTCAAAAGCCAATGTAAGGAATTATAAAGATGCCATACAAGATTTTACACGTGCTATAGAATTAAACAACAAAAATGCAGCTGTTTTTTATTACCGGGCGAATGCATATGGTAACCTCAAAGACTATAAAGCGGCTATTAACGATTATGCACAGGCCATTGCTCTGAAAGCCGATTTGACCAACGCCTACCTGTATAAAGCCAATGCAGAGGCTGCCATACAAGATTATCAGGTGGCCATTATTGATTTTGACCATGCGATAGCGCTGGGACCAAAAACGGCAGACATGTTCCACTACAGGGGAAATGCCAAAAGTAACATGAACGATTATAAAGGCGCCATAGCCGATTTTACCACGGCACTTCAATTTACACCAAACAACGCCGATCTGTATAAATACCGTGGCCTGGCCAAAAATAATAATAACGATTTTACCGGGGCCGTTGCTGATTATAATATGGCTATTAAACTAAGCCCTAACAGCGCCGAAATCTATCAATACATGGCAGGCAGCAAGGCCAGCATAAATGATTATAATGGCGCCATTGCTGATTATACCAAAACGCTATCGCTTAATCCCGATAACGCTGAGGCTTATTTTTACCGGGCAAATACCAGGGCAAAACTAAATGATTTTAAAGGCGCGGTTGATGATTATAAAAAAGCGGCCGCTATCAACCCCAACCTTAAAAACCTTTTGCTTTACATGGCCAATGCCCAAAGCAGCCTGGGCGATTCAAATGGCGCTCTTGATTATTTCAACAAGGCAATTGCTCAATTTCCCCGGAATGCGAATCTGTACCTGTATCGTGGAATTATTAAAAGCGACAAAAAAGATAATCATGCCGCTTTGGAAGATTTTAACAAAGCTATTGCCCTTGACCCAAAAAACGGCGATGCATACCAAAGCCGTTCATTTTCAAAGCTGGCATTAGGCAATTACGAAGGCGCCAGAGCTGATGCCGATTCGGCAATTAAAATAAACCCTAACAGCATAAGTGCTTACGTAACCTTAAGCAAAGCTAAAATGGCCATGAAGGATACCGCGGGAGTGATTACTGATTTAACAAAAGCAATCAGCCTGAACGGTAAAAGCGATGAAGCTTACCTGTCGCGCGGCGATGCTTATCGCGACTTGGGGGTTCCGTTAGCCGCTATTAACGATTATACGCAGGCCATTGCTATAAACCCGGTTTATACTTACGCCTTTTTAAACCGGGCTATTGAAAAAACCAAACTGGGTGATTATGCCGCGGCTGTAACTGACCTCGAAAAACTGATCAGTATTGCCCCGCAACAGCAAAATGGCTATTCACGACTGGGTAAAATCAATAATTTTTATAAGTACACTAACAATGGCGTACAAATATTTACCAAAGCTATAGCACTTAACCCTGCAAATGCTGATTTTTACCTTTACCGGGGTGAAGCAAAAGCCGCCACCGGCGATGTCAAAGGGGCCATGGCCGATTATAATACCGGTGTACTTAAAGCCCCCAAAAATATCACGCTATTATTGAAGCGAGGCCTGGCCAAAACAGATGCTGAAGACAACAACGGTGCCATAGCCGATTTGAGCAACGCGCTAAAAATTGACTCATTATCAGATTCAACCGCTTTAGTATGGCAAGCGCGGGGTTTTGTAAAAGCCAAACTTAAAAATTATAAAGGCGCCCTCGCCGATCTCGACCGTGCCGTGTCAATTTACTCAAACGACGAGACTTTTTTAATCAGGGGCGATACTAAAATGGCTGTGAAGGATTATGCCGGCGCTGCCGATGATTATCATAATGCCATTTATATGAACGAGACAAATGTAAAAGCTTACTCGCATAGCGGTATTGCTAAAAGCAATCTCGGGGATGCCCAGGGAGTGAAAGAAGATTTTGCAGCCGTGTTTAAACTTGCCCCTAACAATCCCGATCTGTATATTGACAGGGCTATCGCCAAAATAAATTTAAAAGATCTGAACGGAGCAATTTTGGACTGTAATACCGCTATAAGCCTTGACGCGAAAAATGGCCGGGCCTATTTACAAAGGGGGATTGCAAAAATAGCCCTTGATGATAGAACGGGTGGTTGCGCCGATATGAATAAAGCTTTAAGTATGGACGTAAAAGAAGCATCTGATTTTATTATAAAATATTGCAAATAA
- a CDS encoding helix-turn-helix transcriptional regulator has product MSDEAIIKRLKVVVKEHGGQLGLAGAIGVDQGFISKVINKKQDISYYLIRKLCFQLKYSPEWLILGTGEKMINKPESAKLITEIQMMRTEVDILQARMRAYEMELKELRAQLHIEDKKAV; this is encoded by the coding sequence ATGTCTGACGAAGCGATTATAAAACGGTTAAAGGTAGTTGTTAAGGAGCACGGCGGCCAGCTGGGCCTTGCCGGGGCCATTGGTGTTGATCAGGGTTTCATTAGTAAGGTGATCAACAAAAAGCAGGATATTAGCTATTATCTTATCCGGAAGCTCTGTTTCCAGCTTAAATACTCGCCCGAATGGCTTATTCTTGGTACGGGCGAAAAAATGATCAACAAACCCGAATCGGCCAAGCTTATTACCGAAATACAAATGATGCGTACCGAGGTTGATATTTTACAGGCCCGTATGCGCGCCTACGAAATGGAATTGAAAGAGCTGCGCGCGCAATTACATATAGAAGATAAGAAGGCGGTATAG
- a CDS encoding alpha/beta fold hydrolase, with amino-acid sequence MKKLPALFSLATSIGLWYACTQHPQNKNAIDKSSVKISNHGVNIAYTDTGKGDTILLFVHGWCINKSYFNNQVKYFGNKYRVVTIDLPGYGQSGKNRNSWTVNDFAGDVASVITTLRLKKVILIGHSMAGEIIVQAKLNTPRQVIGLIGIDNFKGFDGKSENAKAKADYSEAIAMLKNILKR; translated from the coding sequence ATGAAAAAGTTACCCGCGTTGTTTTCACTCGCAACCTCAATTGGATTGTGGTATGCCTGCACCCAGCACCCGCAAAACAAAAACGCAATTGATAAATCCTCCGTAAAAATCAGCAACCATGGCGTTAACATTGCTTATACAGATACGGGCAAAGGTGATACCATATTACTTTTTGTACATGGGTGGTGCATTAACAAAAGCTACTTTAACAACCAGGTAAAATACTTTGGTAATAAATACCGGGTTGTTACGATTGATTTGCCTGGTTATGGCCAATCAGGTAAAAACCGCAACTCATGGACGGTGAATGATTTTGCCGGCGACGTAGCTTCCGTGATAACTACCCTTAGATTAAAAAAGGTAATACTCATTGGGCACTCCATGGCCGGCGAAATTATTGTACAGGCTAAGCTCAATACCCCTCGTCAGGTAATAGGGCTGATAGGTATTGATAACTTTAAAGGCTTTGACGGAAAATCCGAAAACGCAAAGGCAAAAGCCGATTACTCTGAAGCCATAGCTATGTTAAAAAACATTTTAAAGCGGTAG
- a CDS encoding S24 family peptidase: MEDEIKPNKIKIVRPETLEFIILYNQLKGKAFNGNAQLAEALGFNSPSSITEIIKSRQNIDPEKLRIFKEKYKEYITVDKKQNFSESKPVSKHSEGIPMYEISATASGVEVYNDINDSQPVGHMNFPGIEDCDFALPVWGHSMYPYLENGCWVALKIIHDKKILPGEVYYIEWGDYRMYKRLLAGDSPDEVIAHSDNTTEMVGNRLKYAPFIIKVADIKKLCLVKDIHKKHNH; encoded by the coding sequence ATGGAAGACGAGATAAAACCAAACAAAATAAAGATTGTACGCCCCGAAACATTGGAGTTTATCATACTTTATAATCAACTTAAAGGGAAAGCTTTTAACGGAAATGCTCAATTAGCTGAAGCATTAGGCTTTAACTCACCAAGTTCGATCACTGAGATAATAAAGAGCCGACAGAACATAGATCCAGAAAAACTCCGTATTTTTAAAGAAAAATACAAAGAATACATAACAGTGGATAAAAAACAGAATTTCTCTGAATCAAAACCTGTATCCAAACACAGTGAAGGCATACCTATGTATGAAATTTCTGCAACCGCTTCAGGCGTAGAAGTATATAACGACATTAATGATTCACAGCCGGTTGGCCATATGAATTTCCCCGGCATTGAAGATTGCGATTTCGCGCTTCCGGTTTGGGGGCACAGTATGTACCCATATCTGGAAAACGGCTGCTGGGTTGCACTAAAAATAATTCATGACAAAAAGATCCTGCCCGGCGAGGTTTATTACATTGAGTGGGGAGATTACCGCATGTATAAACGCCTGCTTGCAGGAGATAGCCCTGATGAAGTAATTGCACATTCAGATAATACAACAGAAATGGTTGGCAACCGGCTCAAATATGCCCCATTTATTATAAAAGTAGCCGACATCAAAAAACTTTGCCTTGTTAAAGACATTCACAAAAAGCATAACCATTAA